In Micromonospora sp. LH3U1, one genomic interval encodes:
- a CDS encoding anthranilate synthase component I codes for MTDGTVSPDLATFTELAADWRVVPVTRRLLADAETPVGVYRKLAGGPGTFLLESAEQGVGSAGMAWSRYSFIGVRSSATLIERDGVATWLGQPPAGLPTEGDPVRVLRETVAALAGPVGDPSDGLPPLTGGMVGYLGYDLVRRFERLPELIEDDLGVPELGMMLATDLVVLDHYDGSAILVANAVLPPLDAPDRAPQVAAAYHHAVGRLDSMTSALSRPIPPMISTVERPPAGEVLCRTPDGGYPKAVEAAKEAIRAGECFQIVLSQRFERSTHADPLDVYRVLRTSNPSPYMYLLRFDGFDIVGSSPEAHLKVTGAADGRRRALLHPIAGTRPRGGTPAADTALAAELLADPKERAEHVMLVDLGRNDLGRVCQPGSVEVPEFATIERYSHVMHIVSTVTGTLRDDQTAFDALAATFPAGTLSGAPKVRAMEIIEELEPVRRGLYGGTVGYFGFGGDLDMAIAIRTALIRDGRAYVQAGAGIVADSDPAAEDQETRNKAAAVLAAIAAAETLRPAR; via the coding sequence ATGACCGACGGCACCGTCAGCCCCGACCTGGCCACCTTCACCGAGCTGGCCGCCGACTGGCGGGTGGTGCCGGTCACCCGGCGGCTGCTGGCCGACGCGGAAACCCCGGTCGGGGTCTACCGGAAGCTGGCCGGTGGACCGGGCACGTTCCTGTTGGAATCGGCGGAGCAGGGCGTCGGCTCGGCCGGCATGGCCTGGTCGCGGTACTCGTTCATCGGCGTACGCAGCAGCGCCACCCTCATCGAGCGGGACGGGGTGGCGACCTGGCTCGGTCAGCCGCCGGCCGGGCTGCCCACCGAGGGTGACCCGGTGCGCGTGCTGCGGGAGACGGTGGCGGCGCTGGCCGGCCCGGTCGGGGACCCGTCCGACGGTCTGCCGCCGTTGACCGGGGGCATGGTCGGCTACCTCGGCTACGACCTGGTTCGTCGCTTCGAGCGGTTGCCCGAGCTGATCGAGGACGACCTGGGCGTGCCGGAGCTGGGCATGATGCTCGCCACCGACCTGGTGGTGCTCGACCACTACGACGGCTCGGCGATCCTGGTCGCCAACGCGGTGCTGCCGCCGCTGGACGCCCCGGACCGCGCCCCGCAGGTCGCCGCCGCGTACCACCACGCCGTGGGCCGGCTGGACTCGATGACCAGCGCGTTGTCCCGGCCCATCCCACCGATGATCTCCACTGTGGAGCGTCCGCCGGCCGGGGAGGTGCTCTGTCGTACGCCGGACGGCGGTTACCCGAAGGCGGTGGAGGCGGCGAAGGAGGCGATCCGGGCCGGCGAGTGCTTCCAGATCGTGCTCTCCCAGCGCTTCGAGCGGTCGACCCACGCCGACCCGCTGGACGTCTACCGGGTGCTGCGTACCAGCAACCCGAGCCCGTACATGTACCTGTTGCGTTTCGACGGGTTCGACATCGTCGGCTCGTCCCCGGAGGCGCACCTGAAGGTCACCGGAGCTGCGGACGGGCGGCGCCGGGCGCTGCTGCACCCGATCGCCGGCACCCGTCCGCGCGGGGGCACCCCCGCCGCCGACACCGCGCTCGCCGCGGAGCTGCTCGCCGACCCGAAGGAACGGGCCGAGCACGTGATGCTTGTCGACCTCGGCCGCAACGACCTGGGCCGGGTCTGTCAGCCCGGCAGCGTGGAGGTGCCCGAGTTCGCCACCATCGAGCGGTACAGCCACGTCATGCACATCGTCTCCACCGTCACCGGCACGCTGCGTGACGACCAGACGGCCTTCGACGCGCTCGCCGCGACCTTCCCGGCCGGCACGCTCTCCGGCGCGCCCAAGGTGCGGGCCATGGAGATCATCGAGGAGCTGGAGCCGGTCCGCCGCGGCCTCTACGGCGGCACGGTCGGCTACTTCGGCTTCGGCGGCGACCTGGACATGGCGATCGCCATCCGGACCGCGCTCATTCGCGACGGCCGTGCCTACGTGCAGGCCGGGGCAGGGATCGTCGCCGACTCGGATCCCGCCGCCGAGGACCAGGAGACGCGGAACAAGGCCGCCGCCGTGCTGGCGGCGATTGCCGCCGCCGAGACTTTGCGGCCAGCTCGGTGA
- a CDS encoding ABC transporter permease, with protein sequence MNPRILAATTGRILRQLRHDRRTIALLVVVPAALLTLVYFMYADQPTPPGQPTTFDRIALVMLGIFPFVIMFLVTSIAMLRERTSGTLERLLTTPLGKLDLLFGYGIAFGLAAAVQAAVAAGVAYWIFDLHTAGSIGLVIGIAVVDAVLGVALGLLCSAFARTEFQAVQFLPVVVIPQLLLCGLFVARDQMAGWLQALSDAFPLSYAVEALQEVGAHAEPTGRMWRDVAVVLGAAVLALVLAAATLRRRSG encoded by the coding sequence ATGAACCCCCGGATCCTGGCGGCCACCACCGGCCGCATCCTGCGTCAACTCCGGCACGACCGGCGGACCATCGCGCTGCTCGTGGTGGTGCCGGCGGCCCTGCTCACCCTGGTCTACTTCATGTACGCCGACCAGCCGACCCCACCCGGGCAGCCGACGACGTTCGACCGGATCGCGCTGGTGATGCTGGGGATCTTCCCCTTCGTGATCATGTTTCTGGTGACCAGCATCGCCATGCTCCGGGAACGCACCTCCGGCACCCTGGAACGGCTGCTCACCACGCCGCTGGGCAAGCTCGACCTGCTCTTCGGGTACGGCATCGCGTTCGGGCTGGCCGCCGCCGTGCAGGCCGCGGTCGCCGCCGGTGTGGCGTACTGGATCTTCGATCTGCACACTGCCGGCAGCATCGGGCTGGTGATCGGGATCGCGGTCGTCGACGCCGTGCTCGGTGTCGCCCTCGGGCTGCTCTGCAGCGCCTTCGCCCGCACCGAGTTCCAGGCAGTACAGTTCCTGCCAGTCGTGGTGATCCCCCAACTGCTGCTCTGCGGGCTGTTCGTGGCCCGCGACCAGATGGCCGGCTGGCTCCAGGCGCTCAGTGACGCCTTCCCCCTGTCGTACGCCGTCGAGGCGTTGCAGGAGGTCGGCGCCCACGCCGAACCGACCGGCAGGATGTGGCGGGACGTGGCGGTGGTGCTCGGCGCGGCGGTGCTGGCTCTGGTGCTCGCGGCGGCCACCCTGCGCCGGCGCAGCGGCTGA
- a CDS encoding TetR/AcrR family transcriptional regulator — MTRRTGRRPGNPDTREAILDAARTAFGERGFDAASIRAIAATAGVDPALVHHYFGSKDQLFLAAMNAPIDPAEMLPKVLAGDRDGIGERLVRAFLAIWDSPAGTAAQALLRSAVSNEWTARLLREFVTTQVLRRVLEHLDVDPAQLPMRGSLVATQMIGLAMMRHVVRLEPVASADPETLVAAIGPTIQRYLTGPLPS, encoded by the coding sequence ATGACGCGGCGGACCGGCCGGCGACCCGGCAACCCGGACACCCGGGAGGCGATCCTCGACGCCGCGCGGACGGCGTTTGGCGAACGCGGCTTCGACGCCGCCTCGATCCGCGCCATCGCCGCCACCGCCGGGGTCGACCCGGCTCTCGTGCATCACTACTTCGGCAGTAAGGACCAGCTCTTCCTCGCCGCGATGAACGCGCCGATCGACCCGGCCGAGATGCTGCCGAAGGTGCTCGCGGGCGACCGGGACGGCATCGGCGAACGGCTGGTACGCGCCTTCCTCGCCATCTGGGACTCGCCAGCCGGCACGGCCGCGCAGGCACTGTTGCGCTCCGCGGTGAGCAACGAGTGGACCGCCCGACTGCTGCGCGAGTTCGTCACCACCCAGGTGCTACGCCGGGTGCTGGAGCACCTCGACGTCGATCCGGCCCAGCTGCCGATGCGCGGCTCCCTCGTGGCCACCCAGATGATCGGCCTGGCCATGATGCGGCACGTGGTGCGCCTGGAACCGGTCGCCTCGGCGGACCCGGAGACCCTGGTCGCCGCGATCGGGCCCACGATCCAGCGCTACCTCACCGGACCGCTGCCCTCCTAG
- a CDS encoding ABC transporter ATP-binding protein has translation MDDAIAVHDLVVDRGGRRVLDGISCTVPRGAVTGLLGPSGSGKTTFMRAVVGVQMVSGGTVTVLGQPAGSPALRHQVGYLTQAPSVYADLTVRENARYFAALYGRGRVEADRAISDVGLAQAAGQLVATLSGGQRSRASLACALVGEPELVILDEPTVGQDPVLRADLWARFHAMAAAGTTLLVSSHVMDEAARCDRLLLIRQGRLIADDSPAAVRAAAGVDDLDEAFLRLIRASEAGHATTGQEKS, from the coding sequence ATGGACGACGCGATAGCCGTCCACGACCTGGTCGTCGACCGGGGCGGACGACGGGTGCTGGACGGCATCAGCTGCACCGTTCCGCGCGGCGCCGTCACGGGGCTGCTCGGCCCCAGTGGCAGCGGCAAGACCACGTTCATGCGCGCGGTGGTCGGGGTGCAGATGGTCAGTGGCGGGACGGTCACCGTCCTCGGTCAACCGGCCGGCTCCCCCGCGCTGCGGCACCAGGTGGGCTACCTGACCCAGGCGCCGAGCGTCTACGCCGACCTGACCGTCCGGGAGAACGCCCGCTACTTCGCGGCCCTGTACGGGCGGGGCCGGGTCGAGGCCGACCGGGCGATCAGCGACGTCGGGCTGGCCCAGGCGGCCGGCCAACTCGTCGCCACCCTCTCCGGCGGTCAACGCAGCCGAGCCTCACTGGCCTGCGCCCTGGTCGGGGAGCCGGAGCTGGTCATCCTCGACGAGCCGACCGTCGGTCAGGACCCGGTGCTCCGGGCCGATCTGTGGGCCCGGTTCCACGCGATGGCCGCCGCCGGCACCACCCTGCTGGTGTCCAGTCACGTCATGGACGAGGCGGCCCGCTGCGACCGGCTGCTGCTGATCCGCCAGGGCCGGTTGATCGCCGACGACAGCCCGGCCGCCGTCCGCGCCGCCGCCGGCGTGGACGACCTCGACGAGGCGTTCCTGCGCCTGATCCGCGCCAGCGAGGCCGGTCACGCGACGACCGGACAGGAGAAGTCATGA
- a CDS encoding Trp biosynthesis-associated membrane protein: MSAGERSAVGRRELTYAVLLCLAGAGLALWAATRNWSVELTVRPAPLPPVRDTRSGAGLLPWLPALALVTLAGGGAVLATRGRLRRVLGVLLGALGLAVAAGGGYGLVADVGGSVSRQWPALCLVGGLLAAAGGLWTALRGGDWPAMGARYERPMRTAPETASTPAGPAVSPTPMAGRRTTEAWEALDRGEDPTAD, from the coding sequence GTGAGTGCCGGCGAGAGGTCCGCGGTGGGCCGGCGCGAGCTGACGTACGCCGTCCTGCTCTGTCTGGCCGGCGCGGGCCTGGCGCTGTGGGCTGCGACGCGGAACTGGTCGGTCGAGCTGACGGTACGCCCGGCGCCGCTGCCGCCGGTGCGCGACACCCGCAGCGGTGCGGGCCTGCTGCCCTGGCTGCCGGCGTTGGCCCTGGTGACGTTGGCCGGCGGTGGCGCGGTGCTGGCCACCCGGGGTCGACTGCGCCGGGTGCTCGGTGTGCTGCTCGGCGCGCTCGGTCTGGCCGTGGCGGCCGGCGGCGGGTACGGGCTCGTTGCCGACGTCGGCGGTTCGGTGAGCCGGCAGTGGCCGGCGCTCTGCCTGGTCGGTGGCCTGCTGGCCGCTGCGGGCGGTCTGTGGACGGCGCTGCGCGGCGGCGACTGGCCGGCGATGGGCGCCCGGTACGAAAGGCCGATGCGGACCGCCCCGGAGACCGCGTCGACGCCGGCCGGCCCGGCGGTATCGCCGACTCCGATGGCCGGGCGGCGCACCACCGAGGCGTGGGAGGCGCTGGACCGGGGCGAGGACCCGACGGCCGACTGA
- the hisI gene encoding phosphoribosyl-AMP cyclohydrolase encodes MPVPDPPVTGDPSVPSDPVAPVPARPSRLDPAIAARLRRSADGLVAAVVRAHDSGEVLMVAWMDDEALHRTLTTGRATYWSRSRREYWVKGATSGHHQYVRSVALDCDGDALLVSVDQVGAACHTGHRTCFFTELPVTAPEARP; translated from the coding sequence GTGCCCGTACCTGACCCGCCGGTGACCGGCGACCCCAGCGTTCCGAGCGACCCGGTGGCGCCCGTCCCGGCCCGCCCGTCCCGGCTCGACCCGGCCATCGCGGCCCGGCTGCGCCGCAGCGCCGACGGTCTGGTCGCCGCCGTGGTCCGCGCGCACGACTCCGGCGAGGTGCTGATGGTCGCCTGGATGGACGACGAGGCCCTGCACCGCACCCTCACCACCGGCCGGGCCACCTACTGGTCGCGTAGCCGACGCGAATACTGGGTCAAGGGCGCCACCTCCGGGCACCACCAGTACGTCCGCTCGGTCGCACTGGACTGCGACGGGGACGCGCTGCTGGTGAGCGTGGACCAGGTCGGCGCCGCCTGCCACACCGGGCACCGGACCTGCTTCTTCACCGAACTGCCCGTCACCGCCCCGGAGGCACGGCCATGA
- the trpC gene encoding indole-3-glycerol phosphate synthase TrpC — protein MLDEILAGVREDVARRQEQVPLERIRELAAAAPPPLDAYAALRKPGVAVIAEVKRSSPSKGRLAEIADPADLAVDYAAGGARAISVLTEGRWFGGSLDDLAAVRAAVTVPVLRKDFVVSSYQVHEARAHGADLVLLIVAALEQNVLMGLLERIESLGMTALVEVHDEEEADRALEAGAQVIGVNARDLRTLEVDRSVFERIAPGLPSSVVKIAESGVRGPHDLIRYASAGADAVLVGEGLVTQKSPREAVAELVNAGNHPATPRPVR, from the coding sequence GTGCTCGACGAGATTCTGGCTGGGGTGCGTGAGGACGTCGCCCGACGCCAGGAGCAGGTTCCGCTGGAGCGGATCCGTGAACTGGCAGCGGCTGCGCCGCCGCCACTGGACGCGTACGCGGCGCTGCGCAAGCCCGGCGTGGCCGTGATCGCCGAGGTGAAGCGCTCGTCGCCGTCCAAGGGCCGGCTGGCCGAGATCGCCGATCCGGCCGATCTGGCGGTCGACTACGCGGCCGGCGGGGCGCGGGCGATCAGCGTGCTGACCGAGGGGCGCTGGTTCGGCGGCTCACTGGACGACCTGGCGGCCGTCCGGGCCGCGGTCACCGTGCCGGTGCTGCGCAAGGACTTCGTGGTCTCCAGTTACCAGGTGCACGAGGCGCGCGCGCACGGCGCCGACCTGGTGCTGTTGATCGTCGCAGCGCTCGAGCAGAACGTGCTCATGGGCCTGCTGGAGCGGATCGAGTCGCTGGGCATGACCGCGCTGGTCGAGGTGCACGACGAGGAAGAGGCCGACCGCGCCCTGGAGGCCGGCGCGCAGGTGATCGGGGTCAACGCCCGTGACCTGCGTACCCTGGAGGTCGACCGGTCGGTGTTCGAGCGGATCGCGCCCGGCCTCCCCAGCAGCGTCGTCAAGATCGCCGAATCCGGCGTTCGTGGCCCGCACGACCTGATCCGGTACGCCTCCGCGGGTGCCGACGCGGTCCTCGTGGGCGAGGGCCTGGTCACCCAGAAGAGCCCGCGCGAGGCGGTTGCTGAGCTGGTCAACGCGGGCAACCACCCGGCAACGCCCCGGCCGGTGCGCTGA
- the trpB gene encoding tryptophan synthase subunit beta, whose translation MSADALAPLAGSQPDSAGHFGRFGGRFVPEALVAALDELDGAWRTAMADESFRAEFGALLRDYAGTPSLLYEARRFSARIGARVLLKREDLNHTGAHKVRNVLGQALLTKRMGKTRVIAETGAGQHGVATATAAALFDLECVVYMGQVDTERQALNVARMRMLGATVVPVTNGSRTLKDAMNEAMRDWVANVDETHYLIGTAAGPHPFPAMVRDFVRGIGDEARQQCLDLTGTLPDAVTACVGGGSNALGIFHAFVGDEDVRLYGFEAGGDGVATSRHAASITGGSAGVLHGARTYVLQDADGQTLESHSISAGLDYPGVGPEHAWLHDTGRASYLPVTDDEAMAAFELLCRTEGIIPAIESAHALAGTLTLAPKLAAELGREPTIVVNLSGRGDKDVHTAGDYFGILDKER comes from the coding sequence ATGAGCGCCGACGCGCTGGCCCCGCTGGCCGGCTCGCAGCCCGACTCCGCCGGCCACTTCGGCCGCTTCGGCGGTCGGTTCGTTCCCGAGGCCCTGGTGGCCGCGCTGGACGAGCTCGACGGGGCGTGGCGCACGGCGATGGCGGACGAGTCCTTCCGGGCCGAGTTCGGTGCGCTGCTGCGCGACTACGCGGGCACGCCGTCGCTGCTCTACGAGGCCCGGCGGTTCTCCGCGAGGATCGGCGCGCGGGTGCTGCTCAAGCGCGAGGACCTCAACCACACCGGCGCGCACAAGGTACGCAACGTGCTCGGCCAGGCGCTGCTCACCAAGCGGATGGGCAAGACCCGGGTGATCGCGGAGACCGGTGCCGGCCAGCACGGCGTGGCCACCGCGACGGCCGCGGCCCTGTTCGACCTGGAATGCGTGGTCTACATGGGCCAGGTCGACACCGAGCGGCAGGCGCTCAACGTGGCCCGGATGCGGATGCTCGGCGCCACCGTCGTCCCGGTCACGAACGGCTCGCGCACCCTCAAGGACGCGATGAACGAGGCGATGCGTGACTGGGTGGCCAACGTCGACGAGACGCACTACCTGATCGGCACCGCCGCCGGCCCGCACCCGTTCCCGGCGATGGTCCGCGACTTCGTCCGGGGCATTGGTGACGAGGCCCGCCAGCAGTGCCTCGACCTCACCGGCACGCTGCCGGACGCGGTCACCGCCTGCGTCGGCGGCGGCTCCAACGCGTTGGGCATCTTCCACGCCTTTGTCGGCGACGAGGACGTGCGTCTGTACGGCTTCGAGGCCGGCGGCGACGGTGTGGCCACCAGCCGGCACGCGGCCAGCATCACCGGCGGGTCGGCCGGCGTGCTGCACGGCGCCCGCACCTACGTGCTGCAGGACGCCGACGGGCAGACCCTGGAGTCGCACTCGATCTCCGCCGGTTTGGACTACCCGGGTGTCGGGCCCGAGCACGCCTGGCTGCACGACACCGGCCGGGCGAGCTACCTGCCGGTCACCGACGACGAGGCGATGGCCGCGTTCGAGCTGCTCTGCCGCACCGAGGGGATCATTCCGGCGATCGAGAGCGCGCACGCGCTCGCCGGCACCCTCACGCTGGCTCCGAAGCTCGCGGCCGAGCTGGGCCGGGAGCCCACCATCGTGGTCAACCTCTCGGGGCGGGGCGACAAGGACGTGCACACCGCCGGCGACTACTTCGGCATCCTCGACAAGGAGCGGTGA